From Nymphalis io chromosome 10, ilAglIoxx1.1, whole genome shotgun sequence, a single genomic window includes:
- the LOC126771316 gene encoding 39S ribosomal protein L38, mitochondrial: protein MNTFRSFWRINSFNQYQQIRLGHRIRGKPPIQCRTIKERLDELNYKDELYTARIDIGFPSEKKTSSKAREERMELSKTVKNDKKMEELARKGMLEIDMDQAKKDWLKSLGPMHKKQIADHYGIFEHLYGEGFFIPQLHLEVFYDINDGNCLPVYYGNVIKPAEALQSPHVSYESDGNTLWTLALTNLDGHLVENDKEYVHWLIANIPGNSIEKGDVIANYLQPFPLKGTGYHRYVFVLYKQDGMIKYDLPKITSSSPLEERTFCTRDWYKKYQDNITPIGLAFYQSDWDTTVKDFFNKTLNQKEPIYEYDFPAPYIRPQEWFPRRKPFNLYMDKYRDPKQINKEYLLRKLRNEDPFKAPAPPLKFPNAHPLPKEMPSWLKLHEKKIRLGWGRVNDV, encoded by the exons atgaatacttTCCGCTCCTTTTGGcggataaatagttttaatcaaTATCAACAAATACGGTTGGGCCATAGAATAAGAGGAAAACCTCCAATACAATGTAGAACAATAAAAGAAAGATTAGATGAGCTGAATTATAAAGATGAATTGTACACAGCAAGAATTGATATAGGATTCCCATCAGAGAA aaaAACATCTTCCAAAGCTCGCGAGGAACGAATGGAGCTATCGAAAAcagttaaaaatgataaaaaaatggaaGAATTGGCTCGGAAAGGCATGTTGGAAATTGATATGGATCAAGCTAAGAAGGACTGGCTTAAATCACTAGGACCCATgcataaaaaacaaatagcTGATCATTATGGTATATTTGAACATTTATATGGAGAAGGATTTTTTATACCTCAATTGCATTTAGAGGTATTCTATGACATAAATGATGGTAATTGCTTACCAGTCTATTATGGAAATGTAATTAAACCTGCAGAAGCTCTTCAAAGTCCTCATGTTTCATATGAGTCGGATGGTAATACATTGTGGACACTTGCTTTAACCAATCTTGATGGACACTTGGTTGAAAATGACAAGGAATATGTGCACTGGCTTATAGCCAATATACCTGGCAATTCTATCGAAAAGGGGGATGTTATAGCTAATTACTTACAACCATTTCCACTAAAAGGAACAGGTTACCATcgatatgtttttgttttatataaacaggATGGAATGATAAAGTATGATTTACCTAAAA TAACATCATCATCACCTTTGGAGGAAAGAACATTTTGTACTAGAGATTGGTACAAAAAATACCAAGATAACATTACACCAATAGGACTTGCTTTCTACCAAAGTGATTGGGATACAACTGTGAAagatttctttaataaaacattaaatcaaaAGGAACCAA TTTATGAATATGACTTCCCAGCACCATACATTCGACCACAAGAGTGGTTCCCCAGGAGAAAGCCATTTAACTTATACATGGATAAGTACAGAGATCCAAAGCAAATcaacaaagaatatttattgcggAAATTGAGAAATGAAGATCCATTTAAGGCTCCTGCACCTCCCTTAAAATTCCCAAATGCCCATCCCCTACCGAAAGAAATGCCATCGTGGTTGAAACTGCATGAGAAAAAGATAAGATTAGGTTGGGGTAGAGTCAATGATGtgtaa